Proteins found in one Pyrus communis chromosome 15, drPyrComm1.1, whole genome shotgun sequence genomic segment:
- the LOC137718430 gene encoding aspartyl protease family protein At5g10770-like produces the protein MATPISSSSSFLRFSIGLSAYLCLILCSLAVRDTKTNLPSRTYTVEVISLLPANTCRPSTNGHDTKAASVLKVVHKHGPCNQVHQLKSNSNPSDQDEYHIQILKQDEARVHSIHSHFNDPNNNYGIPDPVAQSDATVIPAQSGSVLGSGNYIVSVGLGSPQKQLSLAFDTGSGLTWTQCRPCSVSCYQQKDPIFDPSLSTSYSNISCNSAACSQLAASGVYSNCSASTCVYGELFGDNSFTFGFFASEKLTLTSTDVFTGFVFGCGQNNQGLFRGIAGLLGLDRSKISLVEQTAQKYNRFFSYCLPSTSSSTGYLSLGNSDNGCSGNAVKFTPLTTLSQDTSYYSLGLVGINIGGSQLPISASVFSTSGTIIDSGTVITRLPATAYTALRDAFREAMKRYPTAKPISSLLDTCYDFSGFKTITLPTIGFVFGNGVTVDVDATGILFQQSASQFCLAFAGNKHDSSFGIIGNVQQKRLQVVYDVAGGKVGFAPAGCQ, from the exons ATGGCAACTCCCATTTCTAGCTCCTCCTCCTTCCTTAGATTTTCCATTGGTTTATCAGCATATCTATGCCTAATTCTCTGCTCTTTGGCAGTAAGAGATACAAAAACCAACCTCCCTTCACGTACTTACACAGTTGAAGTCATCTCTCTTCTACCAGCAAACACCTGCAGACCCTCCACCAATG GTCATGACACTAAGGCGGCATCCGTACTGAAAGTGGTCCACAAACATGGCCCATGCAACCAAGTCCACCAACTCAAATCAAACAGTAATCCTTCCGATCAAGATGAATATCACATACAAATCCTCAAGCAAGACGAAGCCCGAGTCCACTCAATTCACTCCCATTTCAACGACCCAAACAATAATTACGGAATTCCCGACCCAGTTGCACAATCCGACGCCACCGTGATTCCTGCCCAATCCGGCAGCGTACTTGGTTCTGGAAACTACATCGTCAGTGTGGGCTTGGGCTCGCCCCAGAAGCAACTCTCGCTTGCATTCGACACCGGCAGCGGTCTCACTTGGACACAGTGCCGACCATGTTCTGTATCTTGTTACCAACAGAAAGATCCCATCTTCGACCCTTCTCTCTCTACCTCTTACTCCAACATCTCCTGCAACTCCGCCGCGTGTTCTCAACTTGCAGCCTCCGGTGTCTATAGCAATTGTTCCGCCTCCACCTGTGTTTACGGCGAACTGTTTGGAGACAACTCCTTCACATTCGGCTTCTTTGCCAGCGAGAAGTTAACTTTGACTTCAACAGATGTTTTTACTGGTTTCGTCTTCGGCTGCGGCCAGAATAACCAAGGCTTATTTAGGGGCATCGCCGGTTTGCTCGGTCTCGATCGAAGCAAGATCTCCCTTGTTGAACAAACCGCTCAGAAGTACAACAGATTCTTCTCCTACTGCCTCCCCTCCACTTCAAGCTCCACCGGTTACCTCAgcttaggcaactccgacaacGGCTGTTCAGGTAACGCCGTCAAGTTCACGCCGCTCACCACATTATCTCAAGACACGTCGTATTACAGCCTCGGACTGGTCGGCATCAACATCGGTGGGAGTCAACTGCCAATTTCGGCTTCAGTATTTTCGACTTCGGGGACAATCATCGACTCGGGGACGGTCATCACGCGCCTCCCAGCCACAGCGTACACAGCGCTGCGGGACGCATTTCGAGAAGCGATGAAGAGGTACCCAACTGCTAAGCCGATTTCTTCCCTGCTGGACACGTGTTACGACTTCAGTGGATTCAAAACGATAACCCTTCCAACGATAGGGTTTGTGTTTGGCAATGGGGTTACGGTAGACGTGGACGCAACAGGAATATTATTCCAGCAGAGTGCTTCGCAGTTTTGCTTGGCGTTTGCCGGAAACAAACATGATAGTAGTTTTGGGATTATTGGGAACGTTCAACAGAAGAGGTTGCAGGTAGTGTATGACGTCGCTGGTGGAAAGGTTGGATTTGCACCTGCTGGTTGCCAATGA